One Triticum dicoccoides isolate Atlit2015 ecotype Zavitan chromosome 4B, WEW_v2.0, whole genome shotgun sequence genomic window carries:
- the LOC119290918 gene encoding mitogen-activated protein kinase kinase kinase 1-like: MGRPSQDTATSTSPSGSCRSSKRGPRLDRRNASKNIGYEYDPAKLFCSYPPSPSRASSASASAAPSVASSVDLSSFRIGGSGDGGGDVQLLCRNLGLSGPEDFAISLTDWEAHKAFRSSASSSASSSPSARSQPDRPVRESPLRHEAVEEPTLPADADFELPAKETARDPPVEAPVRPAWLDPPEPARPDVKKPGCEGGIKGVRPPPVMLKPPPSMALPPASQAGSTWDILLSFAPEEQGQPQAIRSVPDFGDPDAEDEDAAEVLTLEDLRLGESSEEFTGTSSISTTNDDETTESMFYISPNGRFKRKIRSWSRGVLLGSGSFGTVYEGISDEGVFFAVKEVSLHDQGSNAQQCIFQLEQEIALLSQFEHENIVHYFGTDKEDSKLYIFLELVTQGSLVSLYQKYRLRDTHVSAYTRQILNGLNYLHERNIVHRDIKCANILVHANGSVKLADFGLAKQTSKLNVLKSCKGTVYWMAPEVVNPKKTYGPAADIWSLGCTVLEMLTRQLPYPDLEWTQALYRIGKGEPPAIPSGLSKEARDFISQCVKPNPEDRPSASKLLDHPFVNRSMRSIRSMRTYTRPNSSTRGTSG, translated from the exons ATGGGCCGGCCGTCCCAGGACACCGCGACGTCCACCTCGCCGTCCGGCTCGTGCCGCTCGTCCAAGCGCGGCCCGCGGCTGGACCGCCGCAACGCGTCCAAGAACATCGGCTACGAGTACGACCCCGCCAAGCTCTTCTGCAGCTACCCGCCGTCCCCGTCGCGGGCCTCCTCGGCCTCGGCCTCCGCCGCGCCCTCGGTCGCCAGCTCCGTCGACCTCAGCAGCTTCCGCATcggcggcagcggcgacggcggcggcgacgtccaGCTCCTCTGCCGCAACCTCGGCCTCTCCGGCCCCGAGGACTTCGCCATCTCCCTCACCGACTGGGAGGCGCACAAGGCCTtccgctcctccgcctcctcctccgcctccagcTCCCCTTCCGCGCGCTCGCAGCCCGACCGCCCCGTGCGGGAGTCCCCGCTCCGCCACGAGGCCGTCGAGGAGCCGACCTTGCCCGCGGACGCTGATTTCGAGCTCCCGGCCAAGGAAACTGCCAGGGACCCGCCGGTTGAGGCGCCAGTGCGGCCGGCATGGTTGGATCCGCCGGAGCCAGCCCGTCCGGATGTGAAGAAACCAGGCTGCGAGGGAGGGATCAAGGGCGTGCGCCCGCCGCCGGTGATGCTCAAGCCACCGCCGTCGATGGCGCTGCCGCCCGCCTCCCAGGCGGGCTCCACGTGGGATATCCTGCTGTCTTTCGCGCCAGAGGAACAAGGGCAACCACAGGCGATCAGATCTGTCCCCGACTTTGGAGACCCGGATGCCGAGGACGAGGATGCGGCGGAAGTGTTGACGTTGGAAGATCTCAGGCTGGGGGAGAGCTCCGAGGAATTCACAGGCACATCCTCGATATCCACGACAAACGACGATGAGACAACCGAGTCTATGTTCTACATCTCGCCCAACGGGAGGTTTAAGAGGAAGATCCGGTCGTGGAGTCGAGGCGTGCTCTTGGGGAGTGGCTCCTTTGGGACGGTCTATGAGGGGATCAGCGA CGAGGGTGTCTTTTTTGCTGTCAAAGAAGTGTCCTTACATGATCAAGGGAGCAACGCACAGCAGTGTATTTTCCAACTTGAGCAG GAAATTGCACTCTTGAGTCAGTTTGAACATGAGAATATAGTACACTATTTCGGAACTGACAAA GAGGACTCGAAACTTTACATCTTCCTTGAACTAGTGACCCAAGGATCTCTTGTATCTTTGTATCAGAAGTACCGCCTACGAGATACTCATGTTTCGGCATACACAAGACAAATACTTAATGGATTGAATTACCTACATGAGAGGAATATTGTTCATAG AGATATTAAATGTGCCAACATACTGGTGCATGCGAATGGATCCGTGAAGCTTGCGGACTTTGGACTTGCTAAGCAG ACCTCCAAACTCAATGTGCTAAAATCATGCAAAGGAACTGTATATTGGATGGCACCTGAG GTCGTCAATCCCAAGAAGACATATGGACCTGCAGCTGATATATGGAGTTTGGGTTGCACGGTCCTAGAGATGTTGACACGTCAACTTCCCTATCCTGATCTGGAGTGG ACTCAAGCCCTATACAGGATTGGTAAGGGTGAACCACCAGCAATTCCAAGTGGTCTTTCGAAGGAAGCTCGTGATTTCATTAGCCAGTGTGTAAAACCCAATCCAGAAGACAGACCTTCCGCGTCCAAACTTCTGGATCATCCTTTTGTGAATAGATCTATGCGATCTATACGGTCCATGAGGACATATACACGCCCAAATTCTTCTACACGTGGCACGAGCGGATAG
- the LOC119290919 gene encoding partner of Y14 and mago-like isoform X1: protein MDAATDGEQRRLLSIPKEGERVIAPTRRPDGTLRKEIRIRAGYVPQDEVAIYQSKGALMKKSGPDVTPGYDPALDAKPKTKAAKRNERRKEKRHQQGGSTNDKGKSLDIEEADAGEPDKVHSSKTKQKNTVDSITEQISGIAISESPAAATPSTNAANNLQTESSVTEIDKKIRALKKKIRLAEAQVQGDPEKLKPEQLEKTKKIEGWREELKLLESTRGHAAS, encoded by the exons ATGGACGCCGCCACCGACGGCGAGCAGCGGCGCCTCCTCTCCATCCCCAAGGAGGGCGAGCGCGTCATCGCGCCGACGCGCCGCCCGGACGGGACCCTACGCAAGGAGATCCGCATCCGCGCCGGCTACGTCCCGCAGGACGAGGTCGCCATCTATCAGTCCAAGGGCGCCCTC ATGAAGAAGTCAGGGCCGGACGTGACGCCAGGGTACGACCCTGCGCTCGATGCCAAGCCCAAGACGAAGGCGGCCAAGCGCAACGAGCGGCGCAAGGAGAAACGGCACCAG CAGGGTGGTTCAACAAATGATAAAGGGAAGAGCTTGGATATAGAGGAGGCTGATGCTGGAGAACCTGACAAGGTTCATTCTTCCAAAACTAAGCAGAAGAATACAGTGGACAGTATAACAGAGCAGATAAGTGGCATTGCTATTTCTGAATCTCCAGCTGCGGCAACCCCTTCCACAAATGCTGCTAACAACTTACAAACAGAGTCATCTGTTACAGAGATAGATAAGAAAATCCGAGCACTGAAGAAAAAG ATACGcttagctgaagcccaagtgcaagGGGACCCAGAAAAATTGAAACCCGAGCAACTGGAGAAAACAAAAAAGATTGAAGGATGGCGTGAAGAGCTGAAGCTTTTGGAGTCTACAAGGGGTCATGCTGCTTCGTAG
- the LOC119290919 gene encoding partner of Y14 and mago-like isoform X2 — MDAATDGEQRRLLSIPKEGERVIAPTRRPDGTLRKEIRIRAGYVPQDEVAIYQSKGALMKKSGPDVTPGYDPALDAKPKTKAAKRNERRKEKRHQGGSTNDKGKSLDIEEADAGEPDKVHSSKTKQKNTVDSITEQISGIAISESPAAATPSTNAANNLQTESSVTEIDKKIRALKKKIRLAEAQVQGDPEKLKPEQLEKTKKIEGWREELKLLESTRGHAAS; from the exons ATGGACGCCGCCACCGACGGCGAGCAGCGGCGCCTCCTCTCCATCCCCAAGGAGGGCGAGCGCGTCATCGCGCCGACGCGCCGCCCGGACGGGACCCTACGCAAGGAGATCCGCATCCGCGCCGGCTACGTCCCGCAGGACGAGGTCGCCATCTATCAGTCCAAGGGCGCCCTC ATGAAGAAGTCAGGGCCGGACGTGACGCCAGGGTACGACCCTGCGCTCGATGCCAAGCCCAAGACGAAGGCGGCCAAGCGCAACGAGCGGCGCAAGGAGAAACGGCACCAG GGTGGTTCAACAAATGATAAAGGGAAGAGCTTGGATATAGAGGAGGCTGATGCTGGAGAACCTGACAAGGTTCATTCTTCCAAAACTAAGCAGAAGAATACAGTGGACAGTATAACAGAGCAGATAAGTGGCATTGCTATTTCTGAATCTCCAGCTGCGGCAACCCCTTCCACAAATGCTGCTAACAACTTACAAACAGAGTCATCTGTTACAGAGATAGATAAGAAAATCCGAGCACTGAAGAAAAAG ATACGcttagctgaagcccaagtgcaagGGGACCCAGAAAAATTGAAACCCGAGCAACTGGAGAAAACAAAAAAGATTGAAGGATGGCGTGAAGAGCTGAAGCTTTTGGAGTCTACAAGGGGTCATGCTGCTTCGTAG